In Schistocerca serialis cubense isolate TAMUIC-IGC-003099 chromosome 8, iqSchSeri2.2, whole genome shotgun sequence, one genomic interval encodes:
- the LOC126416781 gene encoding NF-kappa-B inhibitor-interacting Ras-like protein 2 isoform X2 has protein sequence MGKTARVVMCGLRKVGKTAVLEQLIYGNISKSTELHSTIEDIYVANIETDRGTREKVRFYDICGLDQPLPNSPASRDQPQLPRQYFGLADGYVLVYDTDRPESLDALIALKKDIDRNREKKEMVLVVIGNRIKQSEVGNLENTASKAAHWAAREKIKHFEVNAMDRSTLFEPFVYLTSRLNPPPNKSTFPQLSMVRKSIGRPDTN, from the exons ATGGGCAAAACAGCTCGggttgtgatgtgtggcttaagaaaAGTTGGAAAAACAGCAGTACTTGAACAACTAATTTATGGAAACATTTCAAAATCCACT GAGTTGCATTCAACAATAGAAGACATATATGTAGCCAATATTGAAACAGATCGTGGTACAAGAGAAAAGGTCCGGTTCTACGATATATGTGGCTTAGATCAACCACTTCCAAACAGTCCAGCATCACGAGATCAACCGCAGTTGCCACGACAGTATTTTGGACTTGCAGATGGCTATGTTTTAGTCTATGATACTGACAGACCAGAGTCTCTTGATGCCCTGATTGCATTAAAAAAGGATATAGACAGgaacagagaaaagaaagag ATGGTGCTAGTAGTTATTGGAAATAGAATTAAACAGTCAGAAGTTGGCAATCTAGAGAATACTGCCAGTAAGGCAGCTCACTGGGCTGCAAGGGAGAAAATAAAGCATTTTGAAGTGAATGCCATGGATAGGAGCACTCTGTTTGAACCTTTCGTGTACCTTACATCAAGACTCAACCCACCACCAAATAAAAGCACTTTCCCACAGTTGAGCATGGTTAGGAAAAGTATTGGAAGGCCTGACACAAATTAA